The following coding sequences lie in one Peribacillus frigoritolerans genomic window:
- the hemC gene encoding hydroxymethylbilane synthase: MRKIIVGSRRSKLAITQTNWVIDQLKELGVPYEFEVKEIVTKGDQILDVTLSKVGGKGLFVKEIEQAMLDKEIDMAVHSMKDMPAVLPPGLTIGCIPPREDHRDALISKNHETLSELKPGSIIGTSSLRRGAQILARRPDLEIKWIRGNIDTRLNKLKTEDYDAIILAAAGLSRMGWEKDIVTEFLDEDICIPAVGQGALSIECREDDKELLAELAKLTCEKTKRTVEAERAFLDKMEGGCQVPIAGFAVAKDNGSVSLTALVAAPDGKVIYKEMVEGTDPEAVGHAAAKQISEMGGKELIDRVKEELDQ, encoded by the coding sequence ATGAGAAAAATAATTGTCGGTTCTAGACGTAGTAAATTAGCGATCACCCAAACGAACTGGGTTATCGATCAACTTAAAGAGCTTGGGGTCCCATACGAGTTCGAGGTGAAGGAAATTGTCACAAAGGGTGACCAAATCCTTGATGTAACACTTTCAAAGGTAGGCGGAAAAGGCTTATTCGTTAAAGAAATCGAACAAGCGATGCTGGATAAAGAAATTGATATGGCAGTACATAGTATGAAAGATATGCCTGCAGTGCTGCCTCCGGGCTTGACAATTGGCTGTATACCACCGAGGGAGGACCATCGGGATGCCTTGATTTCAAAAAATCATGAAACCCTTTCCGAACTGAAGCCGGGTTCCATCATAGGTACAAGCAGCTTGCGGCGTGGCGCGCAAATATTGGCTAGAAGGCCGGACCTTGAAATTAAATGGATTCGCGGTAATATCGATACCCGTCTGAATAAGCTGAAAACGGAAGATTATGATGCTATCATTTTAGCTGCTGCCGGACTATCAAGAATGGGATGGGAGAAGGACATCGTAACGGAATTTTTAGATGAAGATATTTGCATTCCGGCAGTTGGACAAGGAGCACTTTCCATTGAGTGCCGCGAAGACGACAAAGAGCTGCTGGCGGAACTTGCGAAATTGACCTGTGAAAAAACGAAAAGAACGGTTGAAGCGGAACGTGCCTTTTTGGATAAAATGGAAGGCGGATGCCAGGTGCCGATTGCCGGATTTGCGGTGGCAAAAGATAATGGATCCGTTTCCTTGACGGCTTTGGTCGCTGCCCCGGATGGCAAGGTTATTTATAAAGAAATGGTTGAGGGAACCGATCCCGAGGCGGTTGGGCATGCTGCTGCCAAACAGATTAGCGAAATGGGCGGTAAAGAATTGATCGATCGAGTAAAAGAAGAGCTTGATCAGTAA
- a CDS encoding cytochrome C assembly family protein produces the protein MELLMTRLHEATVLLYAISMLLYFIDFLNNNQKANRVAFWLLSIVWVLQTIFLFLYVLKTGRFPVLTIFEGLYFYAWVLISLSLIINRLLRVDFIVFFTNVLGFMVMAIHTFAPVQIESQVLAQRLVSELLLIHITFAILSYGAFTLSFVFSLLYLIQYDLLKRKKWGKRLLRLGDLTKLEQMSYVLAVIGVPLLVVSLILGIQWAYIKVPGVSWLDMKIIGSFILLIAYSVFLYLKIRKQMYGRTLAFLNIGSFMIVLINFFLFGSLSTFHFWNT, from the coding sequence ATGGAATTACTAATGACAAGATTGCATGAAGCCACTGTATTGTTGTATGCCATCAGTATGCTTTTATATTTTATCGATTTCCTCAATAATAACCAGAAGGCGAACAGGGTCGCCTTCTGGTTGCTTTCTATTGTTTGGGTACTGCAAACAATTTTTTTATTTCTGTATGTGTTGAAAACGGGAAGGTTCCCGGTATTGACGATTTTTGAAGGATTATATTTTTATGCATGGGTCCTCATATCGTTATCTTTAATCATTAACCGATTGCTAAGAGTCGATTTTATTGTCTTTTTTACGAATGTATTAGGTTTCATGGTTATGGCCATCCATACCTTTGCACCTGTTCAGATAGAATCTCAAGTGCTTGCACAGCGCCTGGTTTCAGAGCTACTGCTCATACATATCACTTTTGCCATCCTATCATATGGGGCATTCACGCTTTCTTTCGTTTTTTCACTTTTATACTTAATCCAATATGATTTATTGAAACGGAAGAAATGGGGAAAACGCCTGCTTCGACTCGGCGATCTAACAAAGCTCGAGCAAATGTCTTATGTCCTCGCAGTAATAGGTGTTCCATTATTAGTGGTTTCCCTTATCCTGGGGATTCAATGGGCATATATAAAAGTTCCTGGGGTATCCTGGCTGGACATGAAGATCATCGGCTCATTTATTTTGCTTATCGCTTACAGTGTGTTTTTATACTTGAAAATTCGGAAACAAATGTATGGAAGGACGCTAGCCTTTCTGAATATTGGATCTTTCATGATTGTGTTAATTAACTTTTTCCTTTTCGGAAGCCTTTCAACATTCCACTTTTGGAATACATAG
- the hemA gene encoding glutamyl-tRNA reductase, whose amino-acid sequence MHILAVGINYKTAPVEIREKLSFNEAELAEAMKALKNKKSILENIIISTCNRTEIYAVGDQLHTSRYYIKEFLSEWFNIDKEEFSKYLFIYEGDGAVEHLFSVTCGLNSMILGETQILGQVRSSYLLGQKEDTIGTVFNHLFKQALTLAKKAHSETEINTNAVSVSYAAVELAKKIFGGLNGKNVLILGAGKMGELAIQNLHSNGADSITVINRTFQKAVDLAERFNGTAKQLQELQCALVEADILITSTGSKDLLVTKEMMSFINKLRKGRPIFMVDIAVPRDLDPTLAELENVFLYDIDDLEGIVQANIEERKIAAEKIELMIESEIVDFNQWINLLGVVPVISSLREKSLSIQKETMESIERKLPHLSERDKKVLNKHTKSIINQMLKDPILYAKELADEPNAKEQLNNFVKIFHLEELIEDQLVADEKERNSSKSSLLNPVPVQ is encoded by the coding sequence ATGCATATTCTAGCGGTTGGTATAAATTACAAAACTGCCCCTGTAGAAATTCGGGAAAAACTATCGTTTAACGAAGCCGAACTTGCCGAGGCAATGAAAGCTCTTAAAAATAAAAAAAGCATCTTGGAAAATATTATTATTTCAACGTGTAACAGGACGGAAATTTATGCGGTCGGTGATCAGCTTCATACAAGCAGGTATTATATAAAGGAATTTCTTTCGGAATGGTTTAATATCGATAAAGAAGAATTTTCTAAATATCTGTTCATTTATGAAGGCGATGGGGCTGTCGAGCATTTATTTTCAGTTACCTGCGGCTTGAATTCCATGATACTGGGAGAAACTCAGATTTTGGGACAAGTACGTTCGAGCTATCTGTTAGGGCAGAAGGAAGATACGATCGGTACCGTTTTTAACCATCTCTTCAAGCAAGCCCTTACATTGGCTAAAAAAGCTCATTCGGAAACCGAAATCAATACAAATGCCGTTTCCGTCAGCTATGCGGCAGTCGAGCTTGCCAAGAAAATCTTTGGAGGCCTGAACGGCAAGAATGTCTTGATTCTTGGGGCCGGTAAGATGGGTGAGCTGGCCATTCAAAATCTGCATAGCAATGGTGCCGACAGCATTACAGTCATTAACCGCACCTTTCAGAAAGCGGTCGACCTGGCGGAGAGATTCAATGGTACGGCGAAACAGCTTCAAGAGCTGCAATGCGCTTTAGTGGAAGCTGATATCCTGATTACTTCCACTGGATCAAAAGATCTCCTTGTAACAAAAGAAATGATGTCATTCATCAATAAGCTTCGTAAAGGCCGTCCTATTTTCATGGTCGATATCGCAGTGCCGCGTGACCTCGATCCAACATTGGCTGAGCTGGAAAATGTCTTCTTGTATGATATTGACGATCTTGAAGGGATCGTGCAAGCCAATATCGAAGAACGTAAAATAGCTGCCGAGAAAATAGAATTGATGATCGAATCAGAAATCGTTGATTTCAATCAATGGATCAATTTACTTGGTGTGGTTCCCGTCATTTCTTCTTTAAGGGAAAAATCCCTATCAATACAAAAGGAAACGATGGAAAGCATCGAAAGAAAGCTTCCACATTTGAGCGAACGTGACAAAAAAGTTCTGAACAAGCATACGAAAAGCATCATCAACCAAATGCTGAAAGATCCGATTCTTTATGCAAAAGAGCTGGCAGATGAGCCGAATGCAAAAGAGCAATTAAATAATTTCGTGAAAATCTTCCATTTAGAGGAATTGATTGAAGACCAGCTGGTTGCGGATGAAAAAGAACGGAACAGCTCCAAGTCATCCCTATTGAATCCAGTTCCTGTCCAGTAA
- a CDS encoding LiaI-LiaF-like domain-containing protein, translated as MKTQRIFPGIVLIGFGLYFFLEHSQIEIFPGFFSWPTLLCIVGAAFLIQAYSGNEYESILPGVILLGFGAHFHIVENLDIWPDNIGIFILIISLGFILRARKTNSGMFHGMVILLISITFLFYDQITSSFGLVETSTANIERFWPFALMAIGIYFLVRKK; from the coding sequence ATGAAAACGCAGCGCATTTTCCCAGGAATCGTATTAATCGGTTTCGGGCTCTATTTTTTTCTTGAACATTCCCAAATCGAAATCTTTCCAGGCTTTTTCAGCTGGCCCACTTTATTATGTATAGTCGGTGCAGCCTTCCTGATTCAGGCATATAGCGGTAATGAATATGAGTCCATCCTGCCAGGCGTCATCTTACTGGGGTTCGGGGCTCACTTCCATATCGTCGAGAATCTGGATATTTGGCCGGATAATATAGGTATCTTTATTTTAATCATCTCGCTGGGATTTATTCTCCGGGCACGTAAAACAAATTCTGGAATGTTTCACGGGATGGTAATACTTCTCATCTCGATCACTTTCTTATTCTATGATCAAATCACATCGTCTTTTGGGCTTGTTGAAACAAGTACTGCGAACATCGAAAGGTTTTGGCCATTTGCGTTGATGGCAATCGGCATTTATTTTTTGGTTCGAAAAAAGTGA
- the yihA gene encoding ribosome biogenesis GTP-binding protein YihA/YsxC, giving the protein MKVTSSDIVISAVKPEQYPNTPIPEFALAGRSNVGKSSFINKMINRKNLARTSSKPGKTQTLNFYIINEALHFVDVPGYGYAKVSKTERDAWGKMIETYFTSRDQLRAALLIVDLRHPPTKDDIAMYEFLKHYDLPRIVIATKADKIPKGKWQKHLKITRQTLNMEKEDELLLFSGETGEGKEQAWGVLKKYM; this is encoded by the coding sequence ATGAAAGTGACGAGTTCAGATATTGTCATCAGTGCTGTGAAGCCTGAACAATATCCCAATACTCCAATACCGGAATTTGCCTTGGCAGGCCGTTCCAACGTTGGAAAATCCAGTTTCATCAACAAAATGATCAATCGAAAAAACTTGGCGCGCACATCCTCTAAACCGGGTAAGACGCAGACCTTGAATTTTTATATCATAAATGAAGCACTCCATTTTGTGGATGTACCGGGTTATGGTTATGCGAAAGTATCCAAGACTGAACGTGATGCTTGGGGAAAAATGATCGAAACGTACTTCACTTCCAGAGACCAGCTCCGCGCTGCGCTTCTGATTGTGGATTTGCGTCATCCGCCTACAAAGGATGATATCGCGATGTATGAATTCCTGAAGCATTATGATCTGCCCCGGATCGTCATTGCAACCAAAGCGGATAAGATTCCAAAAGGCAAATGGCAGAAACACTTGAAAATCACGCGCCAAACGTTAAATATGGAAAAAGAAGATGAATTGCTTCTATTCTCTGGTGAAACAGGCGAAGGCAAGGAACAAGCCTGGGGCGTCCTTAAGAAATATATGTAA
- the lon gene encoding endopeptidase La — protein sequence MTDKEIIVPLLPLRGLLVYPTMVLHLDVGRDKSVQALEKAMVEDHLIFLTTQQDVSLDEPGEEDLFTMGTLTKVKQMLKLPNGTIRVLVEGLNRAEVIEFYDYETHYGAKIKIYEDSDEKDAEHQALMRTLLDYFEQYIKMSKKITGETFSSTSDIEEPGRLADIIASHLPLKLKEKQEVLETIDMKERLSRVIEIINNEKEVLFLEKKIGQRVKRSMERTQKEYYLREQMKAIQKELGDKEGKTGEIEVLNEKIEEAEMPEHIKETALKELDRYEKVPSSSAESSVIRNYIEWLISLPWTKATKDDLNIHKAEKILNRDHHGLEKVKERVLEYLAVQQLTNSLKGPILCLVGPPGVGKTSLAKSIASSLNRNFVRISLGGVRDESEIRGHRRTYVGAMPGRIIQGMKKAGTINPVFLLDEVDKMSNDFRGDPSAAMLEVLDPEQNHNFSDHYIEETYDLSKVMFVATANNLGSIPGPLRDRMEIISIAGYTEIEKLHIAKDHLLPRQLENHGLLKTQLQIREEALTKIIRYYTREAGVRSLERQLAGICRKTAKIIVSGDKKRVVISEKNVEEFLGKTMFHYGQAEVENQVGVANGLAYTSVGGDTLQIEVSLSPGKGKLILTGKLGDVMKESAQAAFSYVRSKTEKLQIDANFHEKYDIHIHVPEGAVPKDGPSAGITIATALISALTNRPIRKEVGMTGEITLRGRVLPIGGLKEKSLAAHRAGLTKIIIPQNNEKDIDDIPESVRKALTFVPVSHVDEVLEHALVGVNE from the coding sequence ATGACTGATAAAGAAATCATCGTCCCCCTCCTGCCGCTTAGAGGACTGCTTGTATATCCAACGATGGTACTTCATTTAGATGTAGGCCGAGATAAATCGGTACAAGCCCTTGAGAAAGCAATGGTGGAAGACCATCTTATATTTTTGACGACACAACAAGATGTTTCGTTGGACGAACCAGGTGAAGAAGATTTATTTACAATGGGAACTTTAACAAAGGTAAAACAGATGCTGAAGCTTCCAAATGGTACAATCCGGGTGTTGGTGGAAGGGTTGAACCGCGCAGAAGTCATTGAATTTTACGATTATGAGACACATTATGGTGCCAAGATTAAAATATATGAAGACAGTGATGAAAAGGATGCTGAACATCAGGCATTAATGCGCACTCTACTGGATTATTTTGAACAATACATAAAAATGTCCAAGAAAATAACCGGTGAAACGTTTTCTTCTACTTCGGATATTGAAGAGCCTGGCCGATTAGCGGATATAATCGCTTCCCATTTGCCTTTGAAATTGAAGGAGAAGCAAGAAGTGCTTGAGACCATTGATATGAAGGAGCGTTTAAGCCGAGTAATCGAGATCATCAATAACGAGAAAGAAGTTCTTTTTCTCGAGAAAAAAATCGGCCAGCGTGTTAAGCGTTCGATGGAACGGACTCAAAAGGAATATTACTTACGAGAACAAATGAAAGCGATCCAAAAGGAATTGGGAGATAAAGAAGGAAAAACAGGGGAAATTGAGGTTCTCAACGAAAAGATAGAAGAAGCGGAAATGCCTGAGCACATCAAAGAAACGGCACTAAAGGAATTGGACCGTTATGAAAAGGTTCCTTCCAGCTCGGCCGAAAGTTCTGTCATCCGCAATTATATCGAATGGTTGATCTCGCTTCCTTGGACCAAAGCGACCAAAGATGACTTGAATATTCATAAAGCCGAAAAAATTCTGAACCGGGACCATCATGGTTTGGAAAAGGTGAAGGAGCGGGTGCTTGAGTATCTGGCCGTCCAGCAATTGACCAATTCATTGAAGGGACCGATCCTTTGCTTGGTGGGACCGCCAGGGGTCGGGAAAACCAGCTTGGCCAAATCGATCGCTTCATCGCTGAATAGGAATTTCGTCCGTATATCTTTAGGTGGGGTGCGCGATGAATCAGAAATCCGCGGACATCGCCGTACATATGTAGGGGCGATGCCAGGAAGGATCATTCAAGGCATGAAAAAAGCTGGAACGATCAATCCAGTCTTTTTATTGGACGAAGTGGATAAGATGTCCAATGACTTTAGGGGAGATCCATCTGCAGCGATGCTGGAGGTGCTCGATCCAGAGCAAAATCATAATTTCAGTGATCATTATATTGAAGAAACTTACGATCTTTCCAAAGTCATGTTCGTGGCGACGGCGAATAATTTGGGATCGATTCCTGGCCCGCTTCGTGATCGTATGGAAATCATTTCGATTGCAGGTTATACTGAGATAGAGAAACTTCATATAGCCAAGGATCACTTGCTGCCTAGACAGCTGGAAAACCATGGTTTATTGAAGACACAACTGCAAATCCGTGAGGAAGCTCTTACAAAAATCATCCGTTATTACACTCGGGAGGCCGGTGTTCGTAGTTTGGAGCGACAGCTTGCAGGCATCTGTCGGAAGACTGCAAAAATCATCGTGTCCGGAGATAAAAAGCGGGTCGTCATATCAGAAAAGAATGTCGAGGAGTTTTTAGGGAAAACCATGTTCCATTATGGACAGGCGGAGGTCGAGAACCAAGTTGGTGTAGCTAATGGATTGGCATACACATCGGTAGGCGGCGATACGCTGCAAATCGAGGTTTCCTTATCACCAGGTAAAGGCAAGTTGATCCTGACAGGAAAGCTTGGCGATGTAATGAAAGAGTCGGCCCAGGCTGCTTTCAGTTATGTCCGTTCAAAAACCGAGAAACTTCAGATTGATGCGAACTTCCATGAAAAATATGATATTCATATTCATGTCCCTGAAGGTGCGGTCCCAAAAGATGGCCCTTCTGCAGGCATCACGATTGCAACAGCGTTAATATCGGCCCTTACAAATAGGCCGATCAGAAAAGAGGTAGGCATGACAGGCGAAATTACATTACGCGGACGGGTTCTTCCGATCGGCGGGCTTAAAGAAAAATCTTTAGCGGCCCATCGCGCAGGACTTACGAAAATCATCATTCCGCAAAATAACGAAAAGGATATTGATGATATCCCGGAAAGTGTCCGTAAAGCATTAACATTTGTTCCAGTTTCACACGTCGATGAAGTCCTTGAGCATGCATTGGTAGGTGTGAACGAATGA
- the lonB gene encoding ATP-dependent protease LonB → MNWTGLALFIQLFFGIIIGLYFLNLLKGQRTQKVSIDRDSRKEMDQLRKMRSISLTEPLAEKVRPSTFNEIIGQEDGIKSLKAALCGPNPQHVIIYGPPGVGKTAAARLVLEEAKKNGKSPFKNSAVFVELDATTARFDERGIADPLIGSVHDPIYQGAGAMGQAGIPQPKQGAVSNAHGGVLFIDEIGELHPIQMNKLLKVLEDRKVFLESAYYQEENQNIPTHIHDIFKNGLPADFRLIGATTRTPNEIAPAIRSRCIEVFFRELDREEIITVAKNASDKVGITISEKGLQSISDYARNGREAVNMIQTLSGISINENRTFIREEDIDWMAHSSQLTQRMDRKIEANSKIGLVNGLAVYGPNSGALLEIEVTVMAATDEKGSINITGIVEEESIGGGSGKSIRRKSMAKGSIENVITVLRSMGVPADQFDIHVNFPGGSPVDGPSAGIAMATGIYSAIYKIPVDHTVAMTGEISIHGGVKPIGGVIPKIKAAKLAGAKKVIVPAENMQPLLSEIKDIEIIPVSNVKEVLDQALKKELMSEQILTTLDLSKKESV, encoded by the coding sequence ATGAATTGGACAGGATTGGCGTTGTTTATCCAGCTGTTTTTTGGGATTATTATTGGATTGTATTTTTTGAACTTATTGAAAGGCCAGCGGACACAAAAAGTTTCCATTGACCGAGATTCACGTAAGGAGATGGACCAATTACGGAAGATGAGATCGATTTCGTTAACAGAGCCATTGGCAGAGAAAGTCAGACCAAGCACATTTAATGAAATCATCGGTCAAGAAGATGGGATTAAATCTTTAAAAGCTGCTTTATGCGGGCCGAATCCCCAGCATGTGATAATTTACGGTCCTCCAGGGGTAGGGAAAACGGCAGCTGCCAGACTTGTTTTGGAAGAGGCGAAGAAAAATGGCAAGTCCCCTTTTAAGAATTCAGCCGTTTTCGTTGAATTGGACGCCACCACAGCCAGGTTCGATGAACGGGGGATTGCCGATCCGCTTATTGGTTCTGTGCACGATCCAATCTATCAAGGAGCCGGGGCAATGGGACAGGCAGGCATTCCGCAGCCAAAGCAGGGTGCAGTCAGCAATGCTCATGGAGGCGTACTTTTCATAGATGAAATAGGGGAGCTTCATCCAATACAGATGAATAAACTGTTAAAGGTATTGGAGGATCGTAAGGTCTTTCTGGAAAGTGCTTATTATCAAGAGGAAAATCAAAATATTCCCACTCACATCCATGATATTTTTAAAAATGGACTGCCGGCTGACTTTCGATTGATTGGAGCCACAACTAGAACACCAAATGAAATCGCGCCTGCGATACGTTCAAGATGCATAGAAGTGTTTTTCCGTGAACTTGATCGGGAAGAAATAATCACCGTGGCTAAGAATGCTTCAGATAAAGTGGGGATCACCATCAGTGAAAAAGGCTTGCAGTCGATCTCGGATTATGCCCGGAATGGCAGGGAAGCTGTCAACATGATTCAGACTCTTTCTGGAATATCAATTAATGAAAACAGGACTTTTATCAGAGAAGAAGATATAGATTGGATGGCCCATAGCAGCCAGCTGACCCAAAGAATGGACAGGAAAATAGAAGCGAATTCTAAAATAGGTCTTGTCAACGGTCTTGCAGTTTATGGTCCCAACAGCGGGGCGTTGCTGGAAATCGAGGTTACGGTCATGGCCGCTACTGATGAAAAAGGATCGATAAACATTACTGGCATCGTTGAAGAAGAAAGTATCGGCGGCGGAAGCGGCAAATCGATTCGCCGCAAGAGCATGGCAAAAGGTTCAATTGAAAATGTCATTACGGTTTTGCGGTCGATGGGAGTGCCTGCCGATCAATTCGATATCCATGTGAACTTTCCGGGCGGAAGTCCAGTAGATGGCCCTTCTGCAGGAATTGCAATGGCCACAGGCATATACTCGGCCATATATAAAATCCCTGTTGATCACACAGTGGCGATGACTGGAGAAATAAGCATTCATGGCGGCGTTAAACCGATCGGCGGTGTCATTCCGAAAATCAAGGCAGCAAAACTGGCCGGGGCAAAGAAAGTAATCGTCCCAGCCGAAAACATGCAGCCACTTCTATCTGAAATCAAGGATATAGAAATCATTCCCGTTTCGAATGTGAAAGAAGTGCTGGATCAGGCACTGAAAAAAGAATTGATGTCGGAACAAATCCTCACAACCTTGGACCTATCAAAAAAAGAAAGTGTATAA